TTTCTTTTAATTAAAATAAATGCTGATATTAATGATAATAGGCAGAAAATAAATAAGGGAGTTTGACCTACTTGTTGATAAGGTGTTTGCCCATAAGCGGGTTGAACTGTGCGTCGTAATACCGCATCGGTATTAGAAGGTAAGCGACCAAGTTCATTGCCAAGGCTGTCATAAATAGCAGTAATACCATTGTTAGTACTACGTAATAATGGACGACCTAGCTCAATGGCGCGCATTCTTGCTATTTCTAAATGCTGAGCTGGACCGATTGAGTCACCAAACCAAGCATCATTACTTAGGGTAATGATTAATCCAGTTTTTTCATGAACGTTTTTACGTAATAATTCAGGAAAAGCAATTTCGTAACATAACGCTGGTGCGAGTGTACTGTTTGAAAACTTCAAGTTTTCCTGTATTGCACCGCCACGCTGAAAGCTCGACATTGGCAAATTAAAATACGGTGCTAAAGGACGTAAAAGATCTTCAAAGGGAACAAATTCACCAATCGGTAATAATTGATGTTTAGCGTAGCGATTAGGGCTAGTTTGCGAGTAACCTTGGCCTGGAGGTAATTTTCCTAACATGATGATGCTATTGTAATAGTCTTTGTTATTAACATCATAATTAATAATACCTGTTAATAATGCTTTATTTTCCTCTGTAAACTTTAAAGACAAAGATTGTAAGAAGCGTTGCATATCAACTTCAAGGCCTGCAATTGCTGATTCTGGCCAAATAACAAGTTCAGTTTCTGCCGGTTTTTTAGCGGTAATAAGGTCATTTCCGCTGTTATCTTTACTGTTTTTAACCCCTGATAATTCTAAATATTTTAATATAGAAGGGTAGAGCTCGTTTGGCTCCCATTTTTTGTTCTGATCTATATTACCTTGTACCAAAGCCACTTTAATTGCAGGTTGTAATTCAGTAAAAGTAAGTTTTTTTAAGCTATAACCACTCATTACTAAAGCCAATATTAATAATGACGCTAATTTTTGTGACTTTTTAAGAATGAGGAGAGTAAGGCAAGCACAAATAAGTAGTATGGCTAAGGTGATGCCTTGAACGCCGACAATAGGAGCAAAACCAACCAGTACTGTATCTGCGTGGCTATAACCTAAATAAGCCCAAGGGAAACCAGTTAATACCCAGCCTCTCAGCCAATCGGTAATTAACCACACACTAGGCATAATAAGCA
Above is a genomic segment from Psychromonas sp. L1A2 containing:
- the lnt gene encoding apolipoprotein N-acyltransferase, whose protein sequence is MKKYLSKLLNKTTSSLSAQLLTAAFLGAIQVFAFAPFQQWWVLYPSFIGIFLLLKKTQQQHKKLFLVSFVFNLSMFVATLHWIYVSMDLFGGMPLIISALLIVLLCAYLALFPSLALWLTYKIPTQSSVIRLLLIMPSVWLITDWLRGWVLTGFPWAYLGYSHADTVLVGFAPIVGVQGITLAILLICACLTLLILKKSQKLASLLILALVMSGYSLKKLTFTELQPAIKVALVQGNIDQNKKWEPNELYPSILKYLELSGVKNSKDNSGNDLITAKKPAETELVIWPESAIAGLEVDMQRFLQSLSLKFTEENKALLTGIINYDVNNKDYYNSIIMLGKLPPGQGYSQTSPNRYAKHQLLPIGEFVPFEDLLRPLAPYFNLPMSSFQRGGAIQENLKFSNSTLAPALCYEIAFPELLRKNVHEKTGLIITLSNDAWFGDSIGPAQHLEIARMRAIELGRPLLRSTNNGITAIYDSLGNELGRLPSNTDAVLRRTVQPAYGQTPYQQVGQTPLFIFCLLSLISAFILIKRKAA